In the Ranitomeya imitator isolate aRanImi1 chromosome 2, aRanImi1.pri, whole genome shotgun sequence genome, cctgcatggagagctcctttgacctcatgtttacttcacagcaaaactttccaaatgcaagcaccacacctcaaatcaactccaggccttttatctgcttaattgagaatgacataacgaagggattgcccacacgtgtccttgaaatagccttggaatcaattgtccaattacttttggtccctttaaaaaacaggatggcacatgttaaggagctgaaactcctaaacccttcatctaattttaatgtggataccctcaaatgaaagctgaacatctgacagaaaaatgttgtctctgtccaaatatatatggacctaactgtatatattgtacaggtaatacagtgatcaccagtgagattatgcacaggagctctgtatatagtgtaagtgtacaggtaatacagtgatcaccagtgacattatacacaggacctctgtaaatAGTGTCAatatacaggtaatatagtgatcaccagtgacattatgcagaactctgtatatagtgtatagtgtacaggtgctCACTGGTGACATTACGAACAGCATAATATAATTGATTGATGCTGCATCATTTACAGTGTGTattaaccagcagaatagtgagtgcagctctggagtttaatacaggctgtaactttggatcagcacaggatcagtaatgtaatgtatgtacacagtgactgcaccagcagaatagtgagtgcagctctggagtataatacaagctgtaactcaggatcagtgcaggatcagtaatgtaatgtatgtacacagtgactgcaccagcagaatagggagtgcagctctggagtataatacaggatgtaactcaggatcagtaatgtatgtatgtgcacagtgactgcaccagcagaatagtgagtgcagctctggggtataatacaggaggttactcaggatcagtaatgtatgtacacagtgactgcaccagcagaatagtgagtgcagctctggggtataatacaggatgtaactcaggatcagtaatgtatgtatgtgcacagtgactgcaccggcagaatagtgagtgcagctctggggtataatacaggatgtaactcaggatcagtaatgtatgtatgtgcacagtgactgcaccggcagaatagtgagtgcagctctgggtataatactcaGGATCTCTACAGGTACCTAATGTAAAGTAGATCTGTAGTAGTAAAGTACACTGTACATGAGCCTCAGGGTTGGACTTTACATCTCATTTTTATTTCAGCGACACTAAATCTCATAACTTATTTTAATGTTAATGTGGAATAATATCCCCACACATAATAAGCAGCATGCAGGGGCTCGGAGAATTTGGCGGTGAAGGTGTGCAGGTGTCTGATGGGGTCACCCAGCTCATAGAAGGACAGCTGCCCGGCCTCGTACTCCAGACACATCAAAAATTTGTTTGAATTAGGGACCTGGGGTAAATAGACCTTCCAGCCATTATGTATCACTGAGCATTGCTGTCCGTTTTTCTGTAAGCACCAGGATTTGGGATTAAATCCAAGACACGACCCTTCTCCCTTTCTGTCCATACTGGGGTAACACATTCCCACGCTCCAGCACTCTGATGCAGCATTTACCTCCCACTCCATGCAATGGTTTCTTGCAGAGAATGTCTTGGTGCTCAGCACCTGGGGTAGGTCTGAAATCTCTCTGGTAGTGGTGGCTGACGGGTTTCATTGAAACTCCCTGAAATACTTTTAGCATCATCTGATATGATTAAATGATTTTCGGCAGTATTCACATCAAGCACCATGTCCGAAGCCTTCTTCTCATCCATGCCGAGCTTCACACTAGACATAATGCTGGCTAAGCCCGTGCGTATGGTCACCCACAGCAGCTCCTCATCCAGGCCACCGATATTTTGGACCTTTTCATCGTAGGTTTGTCGTTCCTCGTTATCTGTCTTCTCCGTATCACAGAAGTCTTTTCGTCTGGATTCCTGTTCTTGTAAGACAAGTAATGGATCGATCGTGGTACAGACCTTCTCGATGTGAGACATCTTCCTGGACAGCTCGTCCTTCTTTGACTCCAATTGTTGGATCAGATCGGTGACCGTGACTGAAACTTGCTCTTCGTTCTGGGAGATGACACTCAAGATCTTGTCCTCCAGGTCTTCTAACTGTCTCCTGAGGTCTCGGAAAAGAGCACCGACTGTCTCGGTAATTCCAGTTGCCCTTTTGTGTACTTCTGTCTTGTGTTCCTGCAGGTTTTGGACTTTGACCTCGATGTCTGCTCTCTTTGCCAACAGCTTTGTGAGGATCATTTTGAGGGTCTCCTTTTTCTTGGTGGAGGCTTCAACCAGCTGCTCCACCTTATGTCCTTTGTGGTCCCCAGCCAGGCAGCAGGTGACACAGATGCAGGATGTGTCCTGGGTGCAGTAGTACTCCAGGATCTTCTTGTGCACGGAGCATTTTCTGCTCTGCAGGGAATTGCTGGGCTCAGAGAGGACATGTTCTGGGGACCTGTTGTGGACCATCAGATGCTCCTCACACAGGGAAGCTTCACAATGGAGACAGGACTTAACGGCAGCTACCGGATAGTGAACACAATAGGTGCAGAAGATCTCCTCCACCCTCTCTTCGGGCAGGGACGAAACACATCGCTCTACAATGTTGCGGAGCGTTATGCTCCTGACCGGGTCAGGACGCTCTGGGAACTCTTCTCTGCATTCAGGACAGCTGTAAACTCCGACCCCCTCCTGTGATCCCAGCACATGATCGATACACacccggcagaagttgtgtccacacCTCAGGGTGACGGGGTCCGTGTAGATGTTCAGGCAGATGGAGCAGTTCAACTCTTCTCGAAGGATTGCAAAAGCCATGGTGGAGAGCAGAATGAAGTCCTGGGCCAGACGGAGGTAGCCTTCTTCTTCAGGCAGAATAGTGATGGTTGCTGGAGGAACAGGAAGTAATTTCCTGAGAGTCCAACCAATGACACAGCTTAGATGTGTACGAGGGTGGGGTGGGGATTGGGAATCACTTCTGGGTTTGTTCTCAATGATGTCACAATTCACGTGGCAACTTTCTgccaaaggtaccgtcacacataacgatatcgttaacaatatcattgcaacgtcacgcttttggtgacgtagcaacgatcccgctaacgatctcgttatgtgtgacagcgaccaacgatcaggcccctgctgggagatcgttggtcgttggggaatgatcaggaccattttttggtcgctgatcacccgctgtcatcgctggatcggcgtgtgtgacttgtgtgttcacttgtaaccagggtaaatatcgggttactaagcgcagggccgcgcttagtaacccaatatttcccctggttaccatggtaaaagataaaaaaaaaaaacagtacatactcacattctgatgtctgtcacgtcccccggcatccactgtgtcagcgccggacgtcaccgctgtgctctgctttacggccggcgctgacacagtggacgccggggaacgtgacagacatcagaatgtgagtatgtactttttttttttttaacttttacaatggtaaccaggttaaatatcagtttactaagcgcagccctgcgcttagtaacccgatgtttaccctagttacccgggggacttcggcatcgttgaagacagtttcaacgatgccgaagtcgttcccctgatcgttggtcgctggagagctgtctgtgtgacagctccccagcgaccacacaacgacttaccaacgatcacggccaggtcgtatcgctggtcgtgatcgttggtaagtcgtttagtgtaaaggtacctttaaatGTTCAGTGACGTCTCCACCATTTTTAACATCCATGGTCAGACCAAAGCCCTCCATGAAGTCTCAGCGATTGCTACAATGTGTCAGAGGGCAGAAATGTATCAGTGGAATGTTTGTAAACAATGTAGCAAATGTTTATGTCTGAGGATTCCAGCCTGTGGTCAGCAGACAGCAACCAGAAGAAGCCAGGGTCACCCGACTCATGGAAttaccctgttatcagccattactgggggagttgactgtaggacaggagcctacaatctactactccgttatcagccattactgggggaggagactgtaggacaggagcctacaatctactactccgttatcagccattactgggggaggagactgtaggacaggagcctacaatctactactccgttatcagccattactgggggaggagactgtaggacaggagactacaatctattgctccttgttatcagtcattactgggaggagactacaatctactactccgttatcagccattactgggggagttgactgtaggacaggagcctacaatctactactccgttatcagccattactgggggaggagactgtaggacaggagcctacaatctactactccgttatcagccattactgggggaggagactgtaggacaggagcctacaatctactactccgttatcagccattactgggggaggagactgtaggacaggagactacaatctattgctccttgttatcagccattactgggggaggtgactgtaggacaggagactacaatctactactccctgttatcagacattactgggggaggggactgtaggacaggagactacaatctactactccgttatcagccattactgggggaggggactgtaggacaggagacaacAATCTACTACTCCCTGTTATCAGacattactgggggaggggactgtaggacaggagactacaatctactactccctgttatcagtcattactgggaggagactacaatctactactccgttatcagccattactgggggaggggactgtaggacaggagactgcaatctactactccctgttatcagacattactgggggaggggactgtaggacaggagactacaatctactactccgttatcagccattactgggggagggcagtggcgtaggaaggggggggcgggccgccccgggcggcacaatgcagggggcggccggcgctgcaggagaaggaagaaaaaaaaaaaaaagacgcgggccctttaaatcttcaggcggCGCTGTCCGCCGCCactaccaggctccccccacccccgacccctggcccccgctctaatactcacctctcctggttcctgcggcagctgcagcgtcttcagcgccctctgactctgcgacgtctcagggcagagggcacaatgacgtcatcactgtgcgcgccgctcagcctctctgtcctgagcgttgcagagccggagagacgctgactgcaccggacctgagctaggaacgggagaggtgaggattttactttttttttctttatgtctgactctgtctgggggcaatgctggacacactggggcaatactggagaccatggggcagattgctggacacactggggcaatactggagaccatggggcagattgctggacacactggggcaatactggagaccatggggcagattgctggacacactggggcaatactggagatcatggggcagaatgctggacacactgaggcaatacaggagaccatggggcagattgtttgacacactggggcaatactggagaccctggggcagatttctggacacattgaggcaatgctggagaccctggggcagacttctggacacactggggcagatttctggacatactggggcaatgctggagaccctggggcaatgctggacactggggcagattgctggacacactgcggcaatgctggacacgctggggcagattgctgtgcacgttggggcagattgctgtgcaccctggggcagattgctgtgcacactggggcagattgctgtgcacactggggcagattgctgtgcacactggggcagattgctgtgtacactggggcagattgctgtgcacactggggcagattgctgtgcacactgggggcaatgctggagaccctggggcagatttctggacacactggggtaatgctggacactggggcagattgctggacacactggggcaatgctggacactggggcagattgctggacacactgggggcaatgctggacacactggggcaatgctggacacactggggcaatactggagaccctggggcagatttctgggcacattgaggcaatgctggagaccctggggcagatttctggacactggggcaatgctggacactggggcagattgctggacatgctggggcaattctggacactggggcagattgctgtgcacagtggggcagattgctgtgcacactggggcagattgctgtgcacactggggcagattgctggacacactgggggcaatgctggacacactggggcaatgctggagaccctggggcagatttctggacacactggggcaatgctggacactgggggtaatatgctggacacactgggggtaatatgctggacacactggggcaatgctggacactgggggtaatatgctggacacactggggcagactgctggacacactggggcaatgcgggacactggggcagattgctggacacactgggggcagtgctggacatactggggcagattgctggacacactggggcagattgctggacaacctgggggtaatatgctggacacactggggcagattgctggacacaatgggggtaatatggtggacacactggggcagattgctgggcacactggggcagattgctggacacactgggcagattgctggacacactgtccaggggcaatactggacacactggggcaatatgctggacatactggggcaggttgctggacacactgggggtaatatgctggacacactaggggtaatatgctggacacactggggcagattgctggacacactggggcagtgctggacatactggggcagattgctggacacactgggggcagtgctggacatactggggcagattgctggacacactgggggtaatatgctggacacgctggggcagattgctggacacactgggagtaatatgctggacacactggggcaatgctggacactgggggtaatatgctggacacactgggggcagtgctggacatactggggcagattgctggacacactgggggtaatatgccggacacgctggggcagattgctggacacactgggagtaatatcctggacacactggggcaatgctggacactgggggtaatatgctggacacactgggggtaatatgctggatacactggggcagattgctggacacactggggcagattgctggacacactgggggcagattgctggacacactgggggcagtgctggacatactggggcagattgctggacacactgggggtaatatgctggacacactggggcagattgctggacacactgggagtaatatgctggacacactggggcaatgctggacactgggggtaatatgctggacacactgggggtaatatgctggatacactggggcagattgctggacacactggggcaatgctggacactggggcagattgcctgacatactgggggcagtgctggacatactggggcagattgctggacacactgggggtaatatgctggacacactggggcagattgctggacaacatgggggtaatatgctggacacactggggcagattgctggacacactcggggcaggacttgaggcatgggcagaatgtagatacggggcatgattggagacacggggcaggattggatcatggggcaggattggatcatggggcaggatggatacgatggaggctggtggggcaggatggggagatcatgtggggtaaaatggatactcatgagggcaggatgcgagaacatatggctggagccaggaatgagataaacggggccagggtggggaatagtgttaccataggggctaattaagggatattattactgcagtgatgtatttattttattttttgagtatactgttttaaatgggggggcggtcctgttactgtgcagagtgacactatatcacctttttttcttcatgtggtgtaatgtagaagttgtgaaaaattaagtaatgtgttctgcaagcggagctcgagataactgtgttatttcctgcagaaacgagtcctggctggaaggaatgatggcggtctgtgctggatgaaagatgaagaactgcaactagagacgtcactggtgagtcagtgttacctatacactgacactatacactgtatactatatacagcggtcctgtgtacaatgtcaccagtgatcactgtattatctatacattatatacagagttcctgtgtataataccaccagtgatctctgtattacctctacacagacactgcatactaagtacagatctcctgtgaatactggcacttatggtgatagtattgtgtgtttttttattactgatcagtattgtagtattcagtcactatgtggtggtaatatgtggtctggaaatggtgttgtggtatttgtcccttgtatgtagtattattcggtcactatgtggtctggtcatggtgtggtggtattaagtcacaggtttggcatgtgggggtgacaccattaggcccagtttaagttctacaaaacaggaaaaccatttttggtaacctctgtgtttattgagccgggggagggggggggggtcgccaaactcgggaacagccccgggcggcaaaagctctagctacgcctctgggggaggggactgtaggacaggagactacagtctactactccctgttatcagacattactgggggaggggactgtaggacaggagactacaatctactactccctgttatcagtcattactgggaggagactacaatctactactccgttatcagtcattactgggggaggggactgtaggacaggagactacaatctactactccgttatcagccattactgggggaggggactgtaggacaggagactacaatctactACTCCCTGTTAGCAGCCATTgctggggaggagactgtaggacaggagactacaatctactactccattatcagccattactgggggaggtgttatgtttgctaatgacaggtgttatgaaggcaatccagaaacacagtgtgcttagcgatcagagcgcacacagtgatctgacaaatacccaaaaatacaagaacgagctctgagacgtggaaactctgtagactgcacacctgatcctatcctaaacacaactaaaagcggctgtggattgcgcctaacaactacctaggcaactcggcacagcctaagaaactagctagcctgaagatagaaaaataggcctgacttgccccagagaaattccccaaaggaaaaggcagccccccacatataatgactgtgagtaagatgaaaagacaaaacgtagggatgaaatagattcagcaaagtggggcccgatattctaggacagagcgaggatagtaaagcgaactttgcagtctacacaaaaccctaaagcaaaaccacgcaaagggggcaaaaaaacccaccgtgccgaactaacggcacggcggtacaccctttgcgtctcagagcttccagc is a window encoding:
- the LOC138666397 gene encoding E3 ubiquitin/ISG15 ligase TRIM25-like, with protein sequence MILLTISLCVTVPLAESCHVNCDIIENKPRSDSQSPPHPRTHLSCVIGWTLRKLLPVPPATITILPEEEGYLRLAQDFILLSTMAFAILREELNCSICLNIYTDPVTLRCGHNFCRVCIDHVLGSQEGVGVYSCPECREEFPERPDPVRSITLRNIVERCVSSLPEERVEEIFCTYCVHYPVAAVKSCLHCEASLCEEHLMVHNRSPEHVLSEPSNSLQSRKCSVHKKILEYYCTQDTSCICVTCCLAGDHKGHKVEQLVEASTKKKETLKMILTKLLAKRADIEVKVQNLQEHKTEVHKRATGITETVGALFRDLRRQLEDLEDKILSVISQNEEQVSVTVTDLIQQLESKKDELSRKMSHIEKVCTTIDPLLVLQEQESRRKDFCDTEKTDNEERQTYDEKVQNIGGLDEELLWVTIRTGLASIMSSVKLGMDEKKASDMVLDVNTAENHLIISDDAKSISGSFNETRQPPLPERFQTYPRC